The genomic interval ACCGCCTCATACAGCCAGCGCAGCAGCCCTTCCAGAGCAATGCGCGTGGGTTCCAGGCTGCTCAGGAAGTCGTTCACCGCCTGCTGGCGCGACACACCACTGGCACTGGCATCCCCGCTGATCAGGACGTGGAGCTGATTCGCCTCATCAAGAATCGCCTCACGCATCTGCTCAAAGCCTGCGGTGAACACCTCGTACATAGCCGGGTCTTTGTAGACCACCTCGGGCCGCGTGAACTGCCCCGTAGGCACCAGCTTGCCCTGCTTCGCCAATTGAGGGTCCGGGTGGGCCTGCATCACCACGTTCCCGGCCAGGAAGTTCGTGGTGCCGGGCCCAACGTTGTACGGCGCAGGCACGAAGGTCCGCTGCCCATCGGCCCCCGTCTTGTATTCCCCCGGCATCTGGGCGTTCAGGATGGTGCGCTCCACAAAGCCGCCCAGGTCAATGTTGCGGCTGCCCATCGTCAGGACCTTGCTGGCGGCCCGCTGCAACCGGCGCACGCTGTCACTGATCAGGGGCTCAAGCCGCAGCTCGTAAATCCACAGGTCCGGCGTCTGGTACGTCGTGGCCGGGCTGTTATCGATGCCCTGTGTCAACACGTCCGGGTGCACCACCGTCACCCGTTGGCCGCTCTGCCGCCCGTGCTCTTGAATCTCCCAGTGCTCCTGGCCCTGTTCGTCCAGATACTTGTACCAGGCGCCCTGCACGTGGCCTTCCCGGTCTCGGATGGCCCCGGACTGATTCCACTCTGGGGCGTGCACGCTCAGCCGGCGGGCCGCCTCGCTCAGGGTCAGGCCCGTGCGGATGCCGCGCTTCTCGGCCTGCTCAGGGCCACTCAACAGGTCCAGGCTGCTGCGGTGCACGTACAGGCGCACCGTGCTCTGCCGCGTAGCCAGCGCGATGCGGACGGCCGCCTGCACGGCCAGCCATGCGCTGCTGTCTTCGGCCCAGTCGGTCA from Deinococcus betulae carries:
- a CDS encoding phage portal protein, coding for MTAPSSIVLPPGAAQSPTARLLKLANDAATARAGDATMALNWKLYLGDLWAGGLGWNGPLPRSDTNHPGDAARVGIEIERTFVSRNLTRDIVDRHQSGVAGREPLVNVIYRDGRAVTDAERARLAEYDGALTDWAEDSSAWLAVQAAVRIALATRQSTVRLYVHRSSLDLLSGPEQAEKRGIRTGLTLSEAARRLSVHAPEWNQSGAIRDREGHVQGAWYKYLDEQGQEHWEIQEHGRQSGQRVTVVHPDVLTQGIDNSPATTYQTPDLWIYELRLEPLISDSVRRLQRAASKVLTMGSRNIDLGGFVERTILNAQMPGEYKTGADGQRTFVPAPYNVGPGTTNFLAGNVVMQAHPDPQLAKQGKLVPTGQFTRPEVVYKDPAMYEVFTAGFEQMREAILDEANQLHVLISGDASASGVSRQQAVNDFLSSLEPTRIALEGLLRWLYEAVLRFALEMTGRIGEAQDLRVRVQARISAVQPTPAEVETAMKLHAAGLISRESAHGRIGVEDSEAEVARMAAEGITPTVAMRIAELAPAWVGLRALSLAYPALLIREEDIAAQRDLDLAPPTAPAEPDDEPDPDLDPDAGPDA